One Sediminibacillus dalangtanensis genomic region harbors:
- a CDS encoding endolytic transglycosylase MltG, with product MKQTIRAFALGLLSAVIVLGAIYYIDGKPEESKADIPVSEMITQLEAEGYVVDTPDEIQTEQSAAKEDKDVEKENKAKEERTEEQENQSPVSINLHVEPGMNTEEIIDTLYEAGIIEDRQSFTDYLTDQEYSTGIQTGEFHIEEGMSYQEIAETITR from the coding sequence ATGAAGCAAACGATAAGGGCATTTGCCCTTGGTCTTTTGAGTGCTGTTATCGTTCTCGGAGCTATTTACTACATCGATGGAAAACCCGAGGAATCAAAAGCAGATATACCGGTTTCCGAGATGATTACACAGCTGGAGGCCGAAGGGTATGTCGTTGATACGCCGGATGAAATACAGACAGAACAATCAGCAGCAAAAGAGGACAAAGATGTAGAGAAGGAAAACAAAGCAAAAGAGGAGAGAACGGAAGAACAGGAAAATCAGTCACCTGTCAGTATAAACCTACATGTTGAACCAGGCATGAATACAGAAGAAATCATTGATACACTTTATGAAGCAGGTATTATCGAAGACAGGCAGAGTTTTACCGATTATTTAACCGACCAAGAATATAGTACGGGAATCCAAACCGGAGAGTTTCACATCGAAGAAGGCATGTCCTATCAGGAAATAGCCGAAACGATCACCCGTTGA
- the phoU gene encoding phosphate signaling complex protein PhoU produces the protein MVAREQFQVELTALRGQIISLAHETEKMLGKAMEALYNQDIDLANEVIVYDKQLDEKELKINEDAILMIARQQPVATDLRRLIIALRISSDLERMGDNAKNIAKAAIHLGENHGLTIHPALNDMKQTALKMVDLSVKAFEYEDITLARKLAELDDLVDNMYGEVVREMLEETATNPQKIQHIMQMAFSARYIERFADHTTNIGESILYLVKGETLDLNK, from the coding sequence ATGGTTGCAAGAGAACAGTTCCAGGTAGAATTGACTGCGCTAAGGGGCCAAATCATCAGTCTTGCCCATGAAACAGAAAAAATGCTGGGAAAAGCAATGGAGGCATTGTATAACCAGGATATCGATTTGGCTAATGAAGTTATCGTTTATGATAAGCAGCTGGATGAAAAGGAACTGAAAATCAATGAAGATGCGATTTTGATGATTGCCAGACAGCAGCCTGTAGCGACTGATTTACGGAGACTTATTATTGCATTGCGTATATCCTCGGATTTGGAAAGAATGGGCGATAATGCCAAAAATATAGCGAAAGCAGCAATTCATTTAGGGGAAAACCATGGTTTGACGATCCACCCTGCATTAAATGATATGAAGCAAACGGCATTGAAAATGGTCGATCTTTCGGTAAAAGCCTTTGAATACGAAGATATCACTCTGGCAAGAAAACTGGCAGAGCTGGATGATTTAGTCGATAATATGTATGGAGAAGTAGTCCGGGAAATGCTGGAAGAGACAGCGACAAATCCACAGAAGATACAACATATCATGCAGATGGCTTTCAGCGCAAGATATATTGAACGTTTCGCCGATCATACTACCAATATCGGAGAAAGTATCCTTTATCTGGTTAAAGGGGAGACCCTTGACTTAAATAAATAG
- the pstB gene encoding phosphate ABC transporter ATP-binding protein PstB, which yields MNKTATAVKPVFHVQDMNLWYGNNQALKNVHLEIPKNEVTAVIGPSGCGKSTFIKTLNLMIKRIPSVKLSGELHFNGQNILKDKVDLVNLRKQIGMIFQKGNPFPQSIYDNVAYGPRIHGMKKKKQLDEAVETSLKQVALWDEVKDRLNSSALGLSGGQQQRLCIARAIATKPSVVLMDEPTSALDPVSTLRIEQLISELKNQYTIVIVTHNMQQAARISDQTAFFLHGEIIEASDTDSLFSVPSDRRTEDYISGRFG from the coding sequence ATGAACAAGACAGCAACCGCAGTGAAACCCGTTTTTCATGTACAAGACATGAATTTATGGTACGGAAACAACCAGGCTCTGAAAAATGTCCATCTGGAAATTCCAAAAAATGAAGTCACAGCCGTAATTGGACCATCTGGTTGCGGAAAATCCACCTTTATCAAGACATTGAACTTGATGATTAAAAGGATACCCAGTGTTAAATTGTCCGGTGAGCTGCATTTTAACGGACAAAATATATTAAAAGACAAAGTCGATTTGGTTAACCTTAGAAAACAAATCGGAATGATTTTTCAAAAAGGGAATCCTTTCCCGCAATCGATTTATGATAATGTAGCATATGGACCGAGAATACACGGGATGAAAAAGAAGAAACAGCTTGATGAAGCAGTGGAAACGTCTTTGAAACAAGTTGCCTTGTGGGATGAAGTGAAGGATCGTTTGAACAGTTCGGCTCTCGGTTTATCCGGGGGACAGCAGCAGCGACTTTGTATCGCCCGTGCAATTGCCACCAAACCAAGTGTCGTACTGATGGATGAACCCACATCAGCATTAGATCCAGTTTCCACCCTTCGAATTGAACAATTGATTAGCGAACTGAAGAATCAATACACGATTGTGATTGTTACCCATAATATGCAGCAGGCGGCCAGGATTTCTGATCAAACGGCATTCTTTCTTCACGGCGAAATAATAGAAGCCTCGGACACGGATAGTTTATTTTCGGTTCCATCGGACAGACGGACAGAAGACTATATTAGTGGCCGGTTTGGTTAA
- the pstB gene encoding phosphate ABC transporter ATP-binding protein PstB, translating to MHKQPTAVDEKRETILKTEDLSIYYGDNQAVKHANLDIEKHAITALIGPSGCGKSTFLRSINRMNDLIPVSWNEGKIMYEGVDILSDNINTIALRKEIGMVFQKPNPFPKSVYNNITHALRFYGNRKKKQLDEIVEESLRKAALWDEIKDRLHDSALSLSGGQQQRLCIARTLAMEPNVLLLDEPSSALDPISNAKIEELILQLKEDYSIVIVTHNMQQASRISDKTAFFLNGSVIEYGETEKIFTNPDQEKTEDYISGRFG from the coding sequence ATGCATAAACAACCGACAGCAGTTGATGAAAAGAGAGAAACCATCCTGAAGACAGAGGATTTGAGTATCTATTATGGAGACAATCAGGCGGTAAAACACGCCAATCTGGATATAGAGAAGCATGCCATCACTGCTTTAATCGGTCCATCCGGGTGCGGGAAATCGACATTTTTGCGCAGTATCAACCGGATGAACGATTTAATCCCTGTTTCATGGAATGAAGGAAAGATCATGTATGAAGGCGTGGATATCCTGTCGGATAATATCAATACAATCGCACTGCGCAAAGAAATCGGCATGGTTTTTCAAAAACCGAATCCTTTTCCTAAATCAGTCTACAACAATATTACGCATGCCTTGCGTTTCTATGGGAATCGCAAGAAAAAGCAGTTAGATGAAATCGTGGAAGAAAGCTTGCGGAAGGCTGCTTTATGGGATGAGATAAAAGACAGGCTGCATGATTCTGCCTTATCGTTATCAGGCGGGCAACAGCAGCGGCTTTGCATCGCCCGGACACTTGCAATGGAACCAAACGTACTGCTGCTGGATGAACCTTCTTCTGCCCTGGATCCGATTTCCAATGCAAAAATAGAAGAGTTGATTTTGCAATTGAAGGAAGACTATTCGATTGTTATTGTCACACATAACATGCAGCAGGCTTCCAGAATATCGGATAAAACAGCGTTTTTCTTGAATGGATCTGTAATTGAATATGGAGAAACCGAGAAAATTTTCACCAATCCAGACCAAGAAAAGACGGAAGATTATATTTCCGGCAGATTCGGATAA
- the pstA gene encoding phosphate ABC transporter permease PstA — protein MNSKVADRIATGVFVTIAFIIVAILAALFSFILFRGVPQISWEFLTTPSSSVRAGGGIRDQLFNSFYILFITMLITVPLGVCGGIYMAEYAKPGKVTNFIRSCIEMLASLPSIVVGMFGLLIFVNTTGWGYTIIGGALALTIFNIPVMVRVSEDAIRSVPAEMKEASLALGITHWHTIKTVLIPSAFPGILTGAILASGRVFGEAAALLFTAGLSTPRLDYLDLNPFSETSPLNIFRPAETLAVHIWAVNTNGIMPDIREIANGSSAVLVLAVLIFNLLARWLGSVVHKKITASK, from the coding sequence ATGAACAGCAAGGTAGCAGATCGAATCGCCACAGGAGTCTTTGTCACAATTGCCTTCATCATCGTTGCCATTCTGGCCGCGCTGTTCTCGTTTATTCTGTTCCGGGGCGTACCGCAAATTTCCTGGGAGTTTTTGACTACTCCTTCCAGCTCTGTACGGGCAGGAGGAGGAATTAGAGACCAACTATTCAATTCGTTTTATATTTTATTTATCACGATGCTGATCACTGTACCGCTGGGAGTATGCGGCGGTATTTACATGGCGGAATATGCCAAGCCTGGTAAAGTGACCAATTTTATTCGATCTTGTATCGAAATGCTAGCGTCCCTGCCTTCAATCGTCGTCGGTATGTTCGGACTCTTGATTTTTGTCAACACGACAGGGTGGGGCTATACCATTATTGGCGGAGCATTGGCTCTTACGATTTTCAACATTCCGGTCATGGTCCGGGTCAGTGAAGATGCCATTCGCTCCGTACCTGCTGAAATGAAGGAAGCAAGTTTGGCGTTGGGCATCACACATTGGCATACAATAAAGACGGTATTAATTCCATCGGCTTTTCCAGGAATCCTGACAGGAGCCATTCTGGCATCGGGACGTGTATTCGGTGAAGCGGCAGCGCTGTTGTTTACAGCGGGATTGTCTACACCACGGCTTGATTATCTTGACTTAAATCCTTTTTCGGAAACTTCTCCATTGAACATTTTTCGACCGGCTGAAACGCTTGCTGTCCATATTTGGGCAGTGAATACCAATGGCATCATGCCGGATATCAGGGAAATAGCCAATGGATCTTCTGCGGTCCTGGTTTTGGCAGTGTTGATTTTCAACCTATTGGCAAGATGGCTCGGAAGTGTTGTCCATAAGAAAATCACGGCAAGTAAATAA
- the pstC gene encoding phosphate ABC transporter permease subunit PstC, whose protein sequence is MENKAALSAGERLIKSKQNRSLGELRGKILVTLCALIMITATVAVTIFLTVKGLQSFLVNHVSPIEFLTSTNWNPLADQPSYGALPFIFGSLAVTFLSALIAAPLGIGGAIFMTEIAPSWGRKVLQPVIELLVGIPSVVYGFIGLTVLVPFIREHGAGTGFSILAGTIVLSIMILPTITTIATDAMGALPSSLREGSLALGATRWQTIRKVLLPAALPSLLTAVVLGMARAFGEALAVQMVIGNVRNLPASLLDPSATLTTIITLNMGHTTYGSVENNTLWSMGLILLIISFIFILIVRYLSSRRKI, encoded by the coding sequence ATGGAAAACAAAGCAGCTCTATCAGCGGGAGAGCGATTAATAAAATCAAAACAAAACAGGTCATTAGGTGAACTGAGAGGGAAAATCCTGGTTACGTTGTGCGCATTAATTATGATTACAGCCACAGTAGCCGTAACGATTTTTCTGACTGTGAAGGGGCTGCAATCTTTTCTTGTTAACCATGTAAGTCCCATTGAGTTTTTAACCAGCACCAATTGGAACCCTTTAGCAGACCAGCCAAGCTATGGCGCATTGCCATTCATTTTTGGTTCGTTGGCTGTTACCTTTCTCTCTGCATTGATTGCAGCACCGTTAGGTATCGGCGGAGCCATCTTTATGACAGAAATCGCCCCGTCGTGGGGTAGAAAAGTCCTGCAGCCAGTCATTGAGCTGTTGGTAGGAATTCCTTCTGTTGTTTATGGATTCATAGGGCTTACAGTATTGGTTCCTTTTATAAGAGAACATGGGGCGGGGACCGGTTTTAGTATTCTTGCTGGTACCATCGTCCTGTCCATTATGATCTTGCCGACGATTACCACCATAGCAACTGATGCAATGGGAGCATTGCCGAGCAGTTTAAGAGAAGGTTCTTTGGCACTTGGGGCGACTAGATGGCAGACAATCCGGAAAGTATTACTGCCTGCCGCCCTGCCATCATTGTTGACAGCAGTTGTACTTGGGATGGCTCGAGCATTTGGTGAAGCACTGGCAGTACAAATGGTCATTGGTAATGTCCGGAACCTGCCGGCTAGTTTACTAGATCCGTCTGCCACTTTAACGACGATTATTACACTAAACATGGGGCATACCACCTATGGAAGTGTGGAAAACAACACGTTATGGTCCATGGGACTGATTTTGTTGATCATTTCATTTATCTTCATATTAATTGTCCGATACTTGTCATCTAGGAGGAAAATCTAA
- a CDS encoding phosphate ABC transporter substrate-binding protein, with translation MKKTKLLSFAALLILLIGILAACGSSNGEEQESNGSNETDQETDASQGSESESDEGSSEESASGSITISGSSAMQPLVAAAAEQFMSENPEADIQVNAGGSGTGLSEVSEGTVDIGNSDVFAEEKDGIPADELVDHKVAVVGMTAAVNPGVGIDDISKEDLKKVFTGEITNWSELGGEDVDITLVNRPDSSGTRATFVNFGLDGETPAEGVTEDSSNTVKQIVSETEGAIGYLAFSYFTDDSVTAMAIDGVEPTDENVQSGEFPIWAYQHSYTKGEAEGLAKTFLDYLMSDEVQTGLLPEQGYIASTKMQVERDAEGNQTDK, from the coding sequence ATGAAGAAAACGAAATTATTATCCTTTGCTGCATTGTTGATTTTGCTGATAGGGATATTGGCAGCATGTGGATCGAGCAATGGAGAAGAGCAAGAATCAAACGGATCGAATGAAACGGATCAAGAGACAGATGCCAGCCAAGGTTCCGAAAGTGAATCTGATGAAGGGTCAAGCGAAGAGAGTGCCTCTGGTTCGATCACTATTTCCGGATCAAGTGCTATGCAGCCACTAGTAGCAGCTGCAGCAGAACAATTCATGAGTGAAAACCCTGAAGCAGACATTCAAGTCAACGCCGGCGGATCTGGTACAGGTCTTAGTGAAGTGTCTGAGGGAACAGTAGATATTGGAAACTCGGATGTATTTGCAGAAGAAAAGGATGGCATTCCGGCTGATGAACTAGTCGATCACAAGGTTGCCGTAGTAGGGATGACTGCAGCAGTGAATCCTGGAGTAGGAATTGACGATATTTCGAAAGAAGACCTAAAGAAAGTTTTCACAGGAGAAATCACGAACTGGTCTGAACTTGGTGGCGAAGATGTGGATATTACGCTGGTCAATCGTCCGGATTCATCCGGTACTCGTGCGACTTTCGTGAATTTTGGTCTTGACGGCGAGACACCTGCAGAAGGCGTTACGGAGGATTCTTCCAATACAGTCAAACAAATTGTCAGCGAAACAGAAGGTGCAATTGGTTATCTAGCATTCTCTTACTTCACCGATGACTCTGTCACCGCAATGGCAATCGATGGTGTGGAACCAACAGATGAAAATGTTCAAAGTGGTGAATTCCCAATTTGGGCTTATCAGCATTCTTATACAAAAGGGGAAGCTGAAGGCCTGGCCAAAACGTTCCTTGACTACTTAATGAGCGATGAAGTCCAAACTGGACTACTACCTGAGCAAGGGTATATCGCATCGACAAAAATGCAAGTAGAACGCGATGCCGAAGGAAATCAAACAGATAAATAA
- a CDS encoding peptidoglycan D,D-transpeptidase FtsI family protein: protein MGKKKKKRAQLPFRLNILFLFVFLLFSGLILQLGVVQILNGEEAQDEIDRTENTISEIPVPRGKMYDRYGRLVLDNEPVRSITYTAPKNGAKPEKRLKLAKKLAGYIDIEDAEDKVSERDKKEYWYLLNEEDALEKLTDEEKEEMDNGDQYNTMLKRITEEELAEIEWDDDLLEVIAIKKELDAASELSPHIVKNEGVTEEEYAKVSEHLGELEGIDATIDWNRISAVEGTFSDIIGSVSSTERGIPKENEQYYLSRGYSPNDRVGISGLEEQYEAELKGTKEKVEYITNSSGEVVNTEVVTEGQRGNDLMLTIDMELQQAVDKIVREELKTAIEMRPSKNQYMTDALVVMMDPQTGEVLTMSGQHYDREENEYRNQSYRTLYDAHRPGSAVKGATVLSGLDAGVIKPGTVFHDTEIKIGQLKKSSYKNLGNVSDVEALEKSSNVYMFHIAMRMAGEFNYHYGMKSMNFDPQSFTTMRNYFKQFGLGVETGVDYPFEATGYVGPNPQGGNLLDFAIGQYDTYTTMQLAQYVSTIANDGYRIRPRLVSEIRSPKPDRNELGAVVESFNTEVLNKIEMDDKYLDRVHEGFRRVITQGTAANHGWEKYSDYKVAAKTGTAENEVYKDGKKLADTENLSLVGYAPYDEPEVAFAIIVPNNGTGNGQYDINHKIGTRIIGKYFELKEKRDKEGVKNELKQSKEGKEEVEED from the coding sequence ATGGGAAAGAAGAAGAAAAAGCGAGCACAACTTCCCTTTCGTTTAAATATATTGTTTTTGTTTGTATTTTTGCTGTTTTCCGGCTTGATCTTGCAGCTGGGTGTGGTTCAAATCTTGAATGGCGAGGAAGCGCAGGATGAAATCGATCGAACGGAGAACACGATTTCGGAAATACCAGTACCACGGGGGAAAATGTATGACCGTTATGGGCGGCTGGTATTAGATAATGAACCGGTCCGCTCGATTACCTATACTGCTCCGAAAAATGGAGCGAAACCTGAAAAACGTTTGAAATTAGCGAAAAAACTTGCTGGTTATATTGATATAGAAGATGCCGAAGATAAAGTGAGTGAACGGGATAAAAAGGAGTACTGGTATCTCTTGAATGAAGAGGATGCTCTAGAGAAACTTACCGATGAAGAAAAGGAAGAAATGGACAACGGTGATCAGTACAATACGATGCTGAAACGGATTACGGAAGAAGAGCTGGCTGAAATTGAATGGGACGATGACTTGCTCGAAGTGATCGCTATAAAAAAAGAACTGGACGCTGCTTCGGAGCTATCTCCTCACATCGTTAAAAATGAAGGAGTCACAGAAGAGGAATATGCCAAGGTGTCCGAGCATTTAGGTGAATTGGAAGGAATCGACGCAACGATTGACTGGAATCGTATTTCTGCAGTGGAAGGTACTTTCTCCGATATTATCGGAAGTGTATCGAGCACGGAGCGCGGCATCCCGAAAGAAAATGAGCAGTACTACTTAAGTAGAGGATACAGCCCAAACGACCGTGTCGGCATCAGCGGGCTGGAGGAGCAGTACGAGGCCGAACTGAAAGGGACCAAAGAGAAAGTCGAATATATTACCAATAGCAGCGGGGAAGTTGTCAATACGGAGGTAGTCACTGAAGGACAGCGCGGAAATGATTTGATGCTGACCATCGATATGGAGCTACAACAGGCAGTTGATAAAATCGTCCGTGAGGAGCTGAAAACGGCAATAGAAATGCGCCCATCCAAAAACCAATACATGACGGATGCGTTGGTCGTCATGATGGATCCCCAAACAGGTGAAGTGTTGACCATGTCAGGCCAGCATTATGATAGGGAAGAAAACGAGTACCGCAACCAATCCTACCGGACGCTTTACGATGCACACAGGCCAGGTTCCGCTGTAAAAGGTGCAACTGTTCTGTCTGGTTTAGATGCCGGAGTGATAAAGCCGGGGACAGTTTTTCATGATACTGAAATAAAAATTGGACAATTGAAAAAATCTTCCTATAAGAACTTAGGGAACGTTTCTGATGTAGAGGCATTGGAGAAATCCTCCAACGTATACATGTTCCATATAGCCATGCGCATGGCTGGTGAATTCAACTATCACTACGGAATGAAGTCGATGAATTTTGATCCGCAATCCTTTACGACAATGCGGAATTACTTCAAGCAATTCGGCCTTGGAGTGGAAACAGGAGTCGATTATCCGTTTGAGGCGACTGGATACGTTGGTCCGAATCCTCAAGGGGGTAACTTGCTTGACTTTGCCATCGGTCAGTATGACACATATACGACGATGCAATTGGCCCAATATGTTTCGACAATCGCCAATGACGGTTACCGCATCCGCCCGCGGCTTGTCAGCGAGATAAGGTCGCCGAAGCCTGACCGGAATGAACTCGGAGCTGTCGTTGAGAGCTTTAATACGGAAGTCCTAAACAAAATCGAAATGGATGATAAATATCTGGATCGTGTCCATGAAGGATTCCGCAGGGTCATTACCCAAGGTACAGCAGCCAATCATGGTTGGGAAAAATACAGCGATTATAAAGTAGCAGCCAAAACAGGTACCGCAGAGAACGAGGTATATAAGGATGGTAAGAAGCTGGCTGATACGGAGAATTTAAGTCTTGTCGGCTATGCCCCGTATGATGAACCGGAAGTGGCCTTTGCGATCATCGTTCCAAATAATGGAACTGGAAATGGTCAATACGATATTAACCATAAAATAGGTACTAGAATTATTGGGAAATACTTCGAACTTAAAGAGAAACGTGATAAAGAAGGCGTGAAGAATGAATTGAAGCAGAGCAAGGAAGGAAAAGAAGAAGTAGAAGAAGATTAA
- a CDS encoding MFS transporter: MKKSLHLLLGDIEIDKDLKLLLTIGGLYSLGIFLSNTFVNIYLWKQSGDYMAIALYNLAIYILQPLTFILAGRWAKKVDRVIVLRLGVLFLSLFFMTVLLVGEQAAKYNMLLGGLLGIGYGFYWLAFNVLTFEVTEPETRDFFNGFQGLLQSFGGMIGPILAGYIISRMASFQGYTVIFAISFSLFVLAVVCTFFLKRRSAKGVFRFVRIFKERNQNKDWKRVLYAHSFQGLREGIFVFVISVWVFITTNSELALGTFNLIFSGFSFVFYYTATRLIKPRMRKGAIFIGGLSLCLSVFLILIHLDYTTLLIYAGIIGFSYPILFVPYASMTYDVIGKAWRAAEMRIEYIVVRELFLNFGRITSILLFLTAVSIFEAETAIPYLLVGVGVGPFIIYFFLKNIDLKVTEPREKPAISKELAEEENR, from the coding sequence ATGAAAAAATCTTTACATTTACTATTAGGCGATATTGAAATAGACAAGGATTTAAAATTGCTACTGACAATTGGCGGGCTGTATTCACTTGGTATCTTTTTGTCGAATACTTTCGTAAATATTTATCTTTGGAAGCAATCAGGTGATTATATGGCAATTGCCCTCTATAATTTAGCTATTTATATTCTACAGCCGCTTACATTCATTCTGGCAGGACGCTGGGCCAAAAAAGTAGACCGGGTGATCGTCTTACGGCTGGGGGTGTTATTTCTCTCGCTGTTCTTTATGACTGTTTTGCTGGTTGGTGAACAAGCTGCCAAGTATAACATGTTACTGGGCGGCTTACTCGGAATCGGCTATGGTTTCTACTGGCTAGCTTTTAACGTCCTGACCTTCGAAGTAACCGAACCAGAAACAAGGGACTTTTTCAATGGATTCCAAGGACTACTTCAGTCGTTTGGAGGAATGATTGGCCCGATACTGGCTGGTTACATCATATCCAGGATGGCATCTTTTCAAGGCTATACCGTTATATTCGCCATTTCGTTCTCTCTATTTGTATTGGCGGTAGTCTGTACGTTTTTTCTGAAACGTCGTTCTGCTAAAGGGGTATTCCGGTTTGTCAGGATTTTTAAAGAACGGAATCAAAATAAAGACTGGAAAAGGGTCCTTTATGCCCATTCCTTTCAAGGTCTACGGGAAGGAATATTTGTCTTTGTGATTTCGGTTTGGGTGTTTATCACAACCAACAGTGAATTGGCATTGGGCACATTCAATCTGATTTTTTCCGGTTTTTCTTTTGTGTTTTATTATACCGCTACTAGGTTGATCAAACCCCGAATGAGAAAGGGAGCGATCTTTATAGGCGGGTTGTCCCTTTGCCTGTCCGTATTTTTGATTCTTATTCATCTGGATTATACGACGTTGCTTATATATGCAGGGATTATCGGTTTTTCTTACCCAATATTGTTCGTTCCATATGCCTCGATGACGTACGATGTCATCGGCAAAGCGTGGAGAGCCGCCGAGATGCGGATTGAATATATTGTCGTAAGAGAATTATTTCTCAACTTCGGCAGAATCACATCGATTCTTTTATTTTTGACAGCGGTCAGTATCTTCGAGGCGGAAACTGCGATTCCTTATTTGTTAGTAGGAGTCGGAGTAGGGCCGTTCATTATCTATTTCTTTTTGAAAAATATCGATTTGAAAGTGACAGAACCAAGGGAAAAACCAGCCATCTCCAAAGAATTGGCGGAAGAGGAAAATCGTTGA
- the sodA gene encoding superoxide dismutase SodA: protein MAKFELPELPYAYDALEPHIDKETMNIHHTKHHNTYVTKLNGAVEGNSDLENKSLEDLLSDIDSVPAKVRTAVRNNGGGHANHSLFWTVLSPNGGGEPSGELADKINSKFGSFDKFKEEFGNAATGRFGSGWAWLVVNNGELEITSTLNQDSPIMEGKTPILGLDVWEHAYYLKYQNKRPEYVSAFWNVVNWDEVAKRYEAAK, encoded by the coding sequence ATGGCTAAATTTGAACTACCAGAGCTACCTTATGCATACGATGCATTAGAACCGCATATCGATAAGGAAACAATGAATATCCACCACACAAAGCACCATAACACTTATGTGACAAAATTAAATGGCGCTGTGGAAGGAAACAGTGATTTGGAAAACAAATCACTAGAGGACTTGCTTTCAGATATCGACAGTGTTCCTGCTAAAGTTCGTACAGCTGTACGTAACAATGGCGGAGGTCACGCTAACCATTCACTATTTTGGACAGTACTTTCTCCTAATGGCGGCGGCGAACCATCCGGTGAGTTAGCTGATAAAATCAACTCAAAATTCGGCAGCTTTGACAAATTCAAAGAAGAATTCGGCAATGCTGCAACAGGCCGTTTTGGTTCTGGATGGGCTTGGCTGGTTGTCAACAATGGCGAACTGGAAATTACCAGCACGCTAAACCAGGATTCCCCTATCATGGAAGGAAAAACACCTATCCTTGGTTTGGATGTTTGGGAGCATGCTTATTATCTTAAGTATCAAAACAAACGTCCTGAATACGTTTCTGCTTTCTGGAACGTTGTAAACTGGGATGAAGTTGCGAAGCGTTACGAAGCAGCTAAATAA